The genomic window TGGCGCTGGTGCCGGAGGCAGGTTCCAGCCTTGTCGCGCCGCGCCTGATGGGCCATCAGCGCGCCTTCGCGCTGCTGGCGGCCGGGGAGGGCTTCTCGGCCGCCGAGGCTAAGGACGCCGGTCTCATCTGGAAGGTGGTCGAAACCGGTGAGGTCGATGCCGTGACGCTGACGACCGCCGCCCGGCTCGCCGCCAAGCCGCCGGAAGCGCTGCGTATCGCCCGCGATCTCGTCCGCGGCGACAGGGACGAGATCATCACTCGGATCGACGAAGAGGCCCGCCATTTCTCCGCACGTCTGAAAAGCGCGGAGGCCCGGGCCGCCTTCGAAGCCTTCATGCGCCGCTAAACCGCTTCACACTTCTGCTAGAACTGCTTTAGACCGCCGGCACATCGAAGACCTCGCCGGCCCTGAGCGGCCGGAACCGATCCGGGGAAATATCATGCTTGCTCATGGCGTCTTGCAATGCCCTCGTCGGCGTGTCGACCGCTTCGTTTGTCAGTTGGAACGTTGCGAAGTGATGCCCCGCCACATAGGCGGCATTCGCGAGCTTCATTCCGATCACCGCCTCCTGCGGATTCTGGTGCTGCCCTTGCATGAACCATCGCGGCTCATAGGCGCCGAAGGGTAAAATGGCCAGGCGAAAGCCGCCATGCTTCTGCTGTGCCGCTTTGTAATTGATGCCGCGATGAAAGCCCGTATCGCCGACATGATAGACCTTTCCGGCCGGGGTCGACAAAACGAACGATGCCCAGAGCGCCATGCGGCGATCGGTGCCGCCGCGGGCGGACCAATGATGTGCAGGCTCCGCATCGATGCTTATTCCTGCGTGAGAGATGCGCTCGCCCCAGTCCATCGCTGTCGTCTGCAGATCCGGCGCGGCGCGGCGGATGATCGTGTCGTTGCCGAGCGGCGTCACCACGCGCGGCCGATGCTTCGCATGCAACCGTTTCAGTGTTGCGATATCGAGATGATCATAATGATTGTGTGATACCAGCACGAGATCGATCGGTGGCAGATCATGAAACGCGATGCCCGGTTGGACGACGCGCCTGGGCCCGGCAAAGCTGAACGGGCTGGCGCGCTCGGACCACACCGGGTCGGTGAGGATGTTGAGCCCGGCGACCTGCACCAGCATGGTCGCATGCCCAACCATGGTCACCCGCAGATCCCCGCCGTCGACACGTGGATCCGGCTTGACCGCCGCATATGGGCTTGGGACCGAGCGCGGCCAAGGCTCACGGCCACCACCGAATTGCCACCGCAGCAAATCACGGAAACCAAGGGGCTCAATACCGCCGGGATTGAAGAAGTATGTGCCGTCGAAGTGATCAGACACCGGTCCGGTATAGTAGGGATTGCGTCTTTTGGTCTTGCGCATTCAGGATCGGTTTCCTTTGCCGAGAACAGGGTGACTTTAAGCGCGCCGGCATTAAATCTGGATCCTGTCCTCAATTTAACGCTCAGACTGAGGCAGGAAACTCGTTGACCTTGCGCAGCAGGCTGTCGACCAGCCGCTCCGGGAGGTAGCGGCGAAGCGAGCGGACCTGGCGCGACTGCTTGCCGGCGGAATAGCGCAGCTTCGGTTTCTTCGCCGTTGCGGCTTTCACGACCATATCGGCGACGACCTGCGGCGCATCGCCCGTTTCCACCCACTTCCGCATCAGCGCTTCACTCCGGGCGCGCTCCGAAGCATAGACCGGAAGAGGACGGTCTGCTCGTGTCAGATTTTCCTCGAAGGATGTTCTGGTGACGCCGGGTTGGACGAGAACGACACGAATGCCGAAGTTGCGCACTTCATGATCTAGCGATTCCGAATAGCCCTCGAGCGCATGTTTGGTCGAAGCATAGAAGGCGTTGTAGGGAGCCGGAATAAGGCCGAGGATCGAACTCATATTGATGATCCGGCCGCTCTTCTGCTGACGCATGACGGGCAGGACGGCATTGGCGACGCGCGCCACGCCGAAGACGTTCACGTCGAAAAGCCGCTGGGCCTGCGTGATGGAGGATTCTTCCGCGCCGCCGATAAGGCCGATGCCGGCATTGTTGACGACAAGGTCGAGGCGGCCGGTTTGCCGGACGATCTCCGCAACGGCCGCCTGCACCGAGGCTTCCTCGGCCACATCACAGATCAACATTGTTATGCCAGGCCTGTTGGCAACTGGTTTGCGGCTGGTCCCGAACACGCGGTAGCCGGCCTTTACCAGAGATTCAGCCGTCGCAAGTCCGATGCCTGAGGACGCGCCGGTGACCAGTGCAACGTTTCTGCTTTTATCGATCATTTTGTCAGCTTTCAAGGTGTGGATCATTGTCGGCTGATCTGTTACTATCTTTTCGATATCGTGTCACTATCGAAAAGATACTGAATGAAAAATAATCCGATTCCGCAGTGCCCGGTCGCCCGCGGCCTTCAGTCCGTCGGCGATGCGTGGAGCATTCTCGTCTTGCGGGACGCCCATACGGGCCTCACCCGCTTCGACCAGTTCAGGAAGAGTCTTGGCATCGTGCCGACCATGCTGACGAAACGCCT from Rhizobium sp. Pop5 includes these protein-coding regions:
- a CDS encoding MBL fold metallo-hydrolase produces the protein MRKTKRRNPYYTGPVSDHFDGTYFFNPGGIEPLGFRDLLRWQFGGGREPWPRSVPSPYAAVKPDPRVDGGDLRVTMVGHATMLVQVAGLNILTDPVWSERASPFSFAGPRRVVQPGIAFHDLPPIDLVLVSHNHYDHLDIATLKRLHAKHRPRVVTPLGNDTIIRRAAPDLQTTAMDWGERISHAGISIDAEPAHHWSARGGTDRRMALWASFVLSTPAGKVYHVGDTGFHRGINYKAAQQKHGGFRLAILPFGAYEPRWFMQGQHQNPQEAVIGMKLANAAYVAGHHFATFQLTNEAVDTPTRALQDAMSKHDISPDRFRPLRAGEVFDVPAV
- a CDS encoding oxidoreductase, whose translation is MIDKSRNVALVTGASSGIGLATAESLVKAGYRVFGTSRKPVANRPGITMLICDVAEEASVQAAVAEIVRQTGRLDLVVNNAGIGLIGGAEESSITQAQRLFDVNVFGVARVANAVLPVMRQQKSGRIINMSSILGLIPAPYNAFYASTKHALEGYSESLDHEVRNFGIRVVLVQPGVTRTSFEENLTRADRPLPVYASERARSEALMRKWVETGDAPQVVADMVVKAATAKKPKLRYSAGKQSRQVRSLRRYLPERLVDSLLRKVNEFPASV